The Pseudoliparis swirei isolate HS2019 ecotype Mariana Trench chromosome 16, NWPU_hadal_v1, whole genome shotgun sequence genome includes a window with the following:
- the crhb gene encoding corticotropin releasing hormone b has protein sequence MKLNLLGTTVILLVAFLPLSECRAFESRGGALRVPAPQTQNSQQQQHSGPILERLGEEYFLRLGSGDTSSFRSLPMYPGGSPDIYNRALQLQRLLQGRVGDVSALMNGFADHGDESMERGRRSEDPPISLDLTFHLLREMMEMSKAEQLAQQAQNNRKMMEFFGK, from the coding sequence ATGAAGCTCAATTTACTTGGCACCACCGTGATTCTGCTAGTTGCCTTCTTACCGCTCTCCGAATGTCGGGCTTTTGAGAGCCGTGGCGGTGCCCTGCGCGTCCCAGCTCCCCAAACCCAAAactcccagcagcagcagcattctGGCCCCATCCTGGAGCGACTCGGAGAGGAGTATTTCCTCCGACTGGGCAGCGGGGACACTAGCTCTTTCCGATCGTTGCCCATGTATCCCGGAGGATCACCTGACATCTACAACAGAGCATTGCAGCTCCAGCGTCTTTTACAAGGGAGAGTTGGAGACGTCAGTGCGCTCATGAACGGCTTCGCAGACCACGGGGACGAGTCGatggagaggggaaggaggtcCGAGGACCCGCCGATATCCCTGGATCTGACCTTCCACCTGCTGCGGGAGATGATGGAGATGTCCAAGGCGGAACAGCTGGCCCAGCAAGCGCAAAATAACAGAAAAATGATGGAGTTCTTCGGGAAATGA